In Nostoc sp. UHCC 0926, a single genomic region encodes these proteins:
- a CDS encoding OsmC family protein: MATEHKTHLYQVEVTWTGNTGQGTVGYKAYERSHEISVVGKPLIFGSSDSAFRGDRTKYNPEELLVASLSTCHMLWYLHLCAEVQLVVTSYVDHPVGKMIETDDRGGKFAEVILKPFVTVKDCKDPAIAKQLHEKAHHLCFIANSMNFPVRCEPSFEAGTQLN, translated from the coding sequence TTGGCAACAGAACACAAAACACACCTTTACCAAGTTGAAGTAACGTGGACTGGAAATACTGGACAGGGAACTGTTGGTTATAAAGCTTATGAGCGATCGCATGAGATTTCAGTTGTAGGTAAACCCCTAATTTTCGGTTCCTCTGATTCTGCTTTTCGTGGAGACAGAACTAAGTACAATCCAGAAGAATTGCTAGTTGCATCGCTGTCTACTTGTCATATGCTTTGGTATTTACATTTGTGTGCTGAGGTGCAGCTTGTTGTCACTAGCTACGTTGATCACCCAGTTGGCAAAATGATTGAGACTGACGATAGAGGCGGAAAATTCGCTGAAGTAATTCTTAAGCCATTTGTAACAGTGAAAGACTGTAAAGATCCAGCGATCGCTAAACAGTTACATGAAAAGGCGCATCACCTGTGTTTTATTGCCAACTCAATGAACTTCCCTGTACGTTGTGAACCATCATTTGAGGCTGGCACACAACTTAACTGA
- a CDS encoding LOG family protein: protein MTSSASFDTSESLQADIAELIARLPTLKNRQLIQQALATIVRLADTEIERLDWKILSAALVDMERGFQLFYNYRHVRKITVFGSARLAQDTPEYQMALKFARAVSQLGFMVMTGGGGGIMQAGHEGAGRENSFGLNIQLPFEQLANPFIEGDPKLINFKYFFTRKLFLLKESDAIALFPGGFGTQDEAFECMTLTQNGKFGPVPLVLIDRPGGDYWRSWSEYIDKQLVQNGLVSPEDPSLYTVTDNLDVACDAITRFYQVYHSCRYVGNKLVIRLKTDISDAQVEQLNADFSEIIIQGRIEKSQALPQEAQDETVGLPRLILYFNQRDLGRLYQMIATINQMGTPSREDAAHPERK from the coding sequence ATGACCTCATCTGCGTCGTTTGACACATCAGAGTCTTTACAGGCGGATATCGCTGAATTGATCGCTCGTTTACCGACATTAAAAAATCGGCAACTTATTCAGCAAGCACTTGCTACTATTGTTCGTCTAGCTGATACCGAAATTGAGCGTCTCGATTGGAAAATATTGTCCGCTGCTCTAGTAGATATGGAACGTGGTTTCCAGCTTTTTTATAATTATCGACACGTTCGCAAAATCACCGTCTTCGGTTCTGCTCGTCTAGCGCAAGATACGCCAGAGTACCAAATGGCCCTTAAGTTTGCTCGTGCTGTTTCTCAATTAGGATTTATGGTGATGACAGGCGGTGGCGGCGGGATTATGCAGGCGGGTCACGAAGGTGCTGGGCGAGAAAATTCTTTTGGATTAAACATTCAGTTACCCTTTGAACAGCTAGCGAACCCGTTTATAGAAGGCGATCCCAAGCTAATTAACTTCAAATATTTCTTTACCCGCAAGCTGTTTCTCCTCAAAGAAAGTGATGCTATAGCCTTGTTTCCTGGAGGCTTTGGCACTCAAGATGAAGCTTTTGAATGCATGACATTAACCCAAAATGGTAAATTTGGCCCAGTACCTCTAGTTTTAATCGATCGCCCTGGTGGCGATTACTGGCGGTCTTGGAGCGAATATATTGATAAGCAATTAGTACAAAATGGTCTTGTCAGTCCTGAAGACCCCAGCCTTTACACGGTGACAGACAACTTAGATGTGGCTTGTGATGCCATTACTCGTTTTTACCAGGTTTATCACTCCTGTCGATATGTCGGCAATAAATTAGTCATCCGCCTCAAGACAGATATATCAGACGCTCAGGTAGAGCAACTCAATGCTGATTTTAGCGAGATTATTATTCAAGGACGGATTGAAAAAAGTCAAGCATTACCTCAAGAAGCACAAGATGAAACTGTTGGACTACCCCGGCTCATTTTGTACTTCAATCAACGCGACTTGGGGCGCTTGTATCAGATGATTGCCACAATTAACCAGATGGGTACTCCTTCACGAGAGGATGCAGCACATCCAGAAAGAAAGTAG
- a CDS encoding D-alanyl-D-alanine carboxypeptidase, translated as MLELLGSGLVSLWLEMAGVQIKPLDALDALTWQSSPGLVLAPDPNPSGATTVQEYLKKLITSKVVAQNLAESQGIWMQSGPMLMANHQGTTPLPAASLTKIATSLVALKTWGPDYQFDTLVSVTGPVVNGVVQGDLVITGRGDPMFVWEEAIALGNTLNKMGIKQVKGNLIITGNFAMNFQRQPMLAGLMLKQILNRATWGRPAIFRYSIMPKGTPKPQVVIAGGVKVEAQPNSQQTLLMRHRSLPLKQLLKEMNVYSNNDMAQMLADSLGGASVVQSTAANLARVPQVEIQLINGSGLGPENRISPRAVCAMLMAIQIEASAHQLNLADLFPMSGFDHRGTLHTRHIPLATVIKTGTLRDVSALAGVMPTRDRGLVWFAIINRGTNVWGFRTGQDQLLQSVVKQLQLPLAVPAALTPHSVINSLPQLGATSRNEILSKS; from the coding sequence ATGCTGGAATTATTGGGTTCAGGTTTGGTGTCGCTCTGGCTGGAAATGGCCGGGGTACAAATCAAGCCTCTAGATGCCTTAGATGCATTGACTTGGCAAAGTAGCCCTGGCTTGGTTCTTGCCCCTGATCCCAATCCATCTGGGGCGACGACGGTGCAGGAATATCTGAAAAAGCTCATAACATCAAAAGTCGTGGCGCAAAATCTGGCTGAGAGTCAGGGAATTTGGATGCAGTCGGGGCCGATGCTGATGGCAAATCACCAAGGTACAACACCTCTGCCGGCTGCCTCTTTAACCAAAATTGCCACTTCATTAGTTGCTTTGAAAACTTGGGGGCCAGATTACCAATTTGATACTTTGGTGAGTGTGACTGGCCCAGTGGTAAATGGAGTTGTGCAGGGCGATTTGGTAATTACAGGCCGTGGCGATCCGATGTTTGTTTGGGAAGAAGCGATCGCACTTGGTAATACTCTCAATAAAATGGGCATCAAGCAGGTAAAGGGAAATTTGATCATTACTGGCAATTTTGCCATGAATTTCCAACGTCAGCCGATGTTAGCAGGTCTGATGCTCAAGCAAATACTAAATCGTGCGACTTGGGGCCGCCCCGCTATTTTCAGGTACTCAATTATGCCCAAGGGAACGCCCAAGCCTCAAGTTGTCATTGCAGGTGGGGTGAAAGTTGAGGCGCAACCAAACTCTCAACAAACTTTGTTAATGCGTCATCGCTCATTGCCCTTGAAGCAACTGCTTAAGGAGATGAACGTTTACAGTAACAACGATATGGCACAGATGCTCGCAGACTCACTGGGAGGAGCAAGTGTAGTCCAATCCACTGCTGCTAACCTTGCTAGGGTGCCACAAGTGGAAATTCAGTTAATCAATGGTTCAGGACTAGGCCCGGAAAATCGCATTTCCCCCAGGGCTGTCTGTGCCATGCTGATGGCTATTCAAATTGAGGCATCTGCCCATCAGCTGAATCTGGCTGACTTGTTCCCCATGTCTGGGTTTGATCACCGAGGTACACTACACACCAGACACATTCCCCTTGCTACTGTGATCAAAACTGGCACTCTCCGCGATGTTAGCGCTTTAGCAGGAGTGATGCCCACACGCGATCGCGGTTTGGTTTGGTTTGCGATTATCAACCGGGGGACAAATGTCTGGGGTTTCCGGACTGGACAAGACCAACTATTGCAAAGTGTTGTAAAACAATTACAACTACCTTTGGCCGTTCCTGCTGCCCTCACTCCCCACTCAGTTATCAACTCTTTACCCCAGCTAGGTGCAACTAGTCGAAATGAAATTTTATCCAAAAGTTAG
- a CDS encoding HhoA/HhoB/HtrA family serine endopeptidase: MRFPKLSRSLRQLSSHVLAIALGVVLTVSTLQVLPSQAEPAPPMTAGDSSKVIARQSPATPAISSTSFVTAAVNRVGTAVVRIDTERTITRRVDPSFEDPFFRRFFGDGFSQQMPSEQQLRGLGSGFILDKSGLVLTNAHVVDKADKVTVRLKDGRTFEGKVQGIDEVTDLAVVKINAGNDLPVAPLGSSNNVQVGDWAIAVGNPLGFDNTVTLGIVSTLKRSSAQVGISDKRLDFIQTDAAINPGNSGGPLLNGQGEVIGINTAIRPDAMGIGFAIPIDKAKAIAAQLQRDGKVAHPYLGVQMLTLTPDLAKENNTDPNSPIQIPEVNGVFVMRVVPNSPAASAGIRRGDVILQVDGKAITSAEQLQNFVEDSRLGQILQVKVQRGNQTQQLSVRTAELQNAS; this comes from the coding sequence ATGCGATTTCCCAAATTATCCCGATCTCTACGTCAACTTAGTTCTCATGTGTTAGCGATCGCGCTAGGAGTTGTGCTAACTGTTAGCACCCTGCAAGTGTTGCCCTCTCAAGCCGAACCAGCACCCCCTATGACTGCTGGAGATTCTTCAAAAGTGATTGCCCGGCAATCACCAGCCACTCCTGCGATCAGTAGCACTAGCTTTGTCACAGCAGCAGTGAATCGTGTGGGCACAGCAGTTGTTCGGATTGATACTGAACGCACAATTACTCGTCGCGTTGATCCATCTTTTGAAGACCCCTTTTTCCGCCGGTTTTTTGGTGACGGTTTCTCCCAACAGATGCCTTCTGAGCAGCAGTTGCGCGGTTTAGGCTCAGGTTTCATTCTTGACAAGAGCGGGTTAGTTCTGACTAATGCTCATGTGGTTGATAAGGCTGATAAAGTAACAGTCCGGCTCAAAGATGGCCGCACCTTTGAAGGGAAAGTTCAAGGCATTGATGAAGTCACAGATTTGGCAGTAGTCAAGATAAATGCTGGTAACGATTTACCAGTGGCGCCCTTGGGTTCTTCTAATAATGTACAGGTAGGAGACTGGGCGATCGCAGTTGGTAATCCTTTGGGATTTGATAATACCGTTACCTTGGGAATTGTCAGTACTCTCAAACGTTCCAGCGCCCAAGTTGGCATTAGTGATAAACGCTTGGACTTTATTCAGACAGACGCCGCCATTAACCCTGGTAACTCTGGAGGGCCACTATTGAATGGCCAAGGTGAAGTGATTGGCATTAACACAGCCATTCGTCCTGACGCGATGGGTATTGGGTTTGCGATTCCCATCGATAAAGCCAAAGCGATCGCAGCCCAACTGCAACGTGATGGCAAAGTTGCTCACCCATATCTAGGTGTGCAAATGCTAACTTTAACACCCGATCTTGCCAAGGAAAATAACACTGATCCCAACTCTCCTATTCAGATACCAGAAGTTAATGGTGTTTTTGTAATGCGAGTTGTCCCCAATTCTCCAGCCGCATCTGCGGGTATCCGGCGCGGCGATGTAATTCTTCAAGTTGATGGTAAAGCTATTACCAGTGCTGAACAATTGCAGAACTTTGTGGAAGACAGTCGTCTTGGTCAAATATTACAGGTGAAAGTGCAACGAGGTAATCAGACACAGCAGCTTTCAGTCCGCACAGCTGAGTTGCAAAATGCTTCGTAG
- the recA gene encoding recombinase RecA → MAINTDTSGKQKALTMVLNQIERSFGKGAIMRLGDATRMRVETISSGALTLDLALGGGLPKGRVIEIYGPESSGKTTVALHALAEVQRNGGIAAFVDAEHALDPTYAAALGVDIDNLLISQPDTGESALEIVDQLVRSAAVDIVVIDSVAALVPRAEIEGDMGDIHVGLQARLMSQALRKITGNIGKSGCTVIFINQLRQKIGVTYGSPETTTGGNALKFYASVRLDIRRIQTLKKGTDEFGNRVKVKVAKNKVAPPFRIAEFDIIFGKGISTLGCIVDLAEETGVLVRKGAWYSYNGDNISQGRDNAIKYLEEKPEFAEQIKQLVREKLDKGAVVSANSVAKPSEGEEEEEVDLEPEE, encoded by the coding sequence ATGGCTATCAACACCGATACTTCTGGCAAGCAAAAAGCGCTGACTATGGTGCTCAACCAGATTGAGCGCAGCTTTGGTAAAGGAGCAATCATGCGCCTGGGCGATGCCACCCGGATGCGGGTGGAGACGATTTCCAGTGGAGCGCTCACCCTAGATTTAGCATTGGGTGGTGGTTTACCCAAGGGGCGGGTAATTGAAATTTATGGCCCCGAAAGTTCCGGGAAGACTACAGTAGCGCTACATGCGCTCGCCGAAGTGCAAAGAAATGGCGGTATTGCTGCCTTTGTTGATGCTGAACACGCCCTTGACCCTACCTATGCTGCGGCATTGGGTGTAGATATTGATAATTTGCTGATTTCCCAACCTGACACAGGCGAATCAGCTTTGGAAATTGTCGATCAGCTTGTTCGGTCTGCTGCGGTTGATATTGTAGTCATTGACTCAGTAGCAGCACTGGTTCCCCGCGCTGAAATTGAAGGGGATATGGGTGATATTCACGTTGGTCTGCAAGCGCGGTTGATGAGCCAAGCCCTACGTAAGATTACGGGTAATATTGGTAAATCTGGTTGCACAGTAATTTTCATTAACCAGTTGCGGCAAAAAATCGGTGTTACCTACGGTAGCCCAGAAACCACGACTGGAGGTAATGCATTGAAGTTTTACGCTTCGGTGCGCTTGGATATTCGCCGGATTCAAACCTTGAAAAAAGGTACAGATGAATTTGGTAACCGCGTCAAAGTCAAAGTCGCCAAAAATAAAGTAGCGCCGCCCTTCAGAATAGCGGAATTTGACATTATTTTTGGCAAAGGTATTTCTACCTTGGGTTGTATTGTAGACTTGGCAGAAGAAACTGGCGTCCTTGTCCGCAAAGGAGCTTGGTATAGTTACAACGGCGATAATATTTCCCAAGGACGAGACAATGCCATTAAGTATCTAGAAGAAAAGCCTGAATTTGCTGAACAAATTAAGCAACTGGTGCGTGAAAAGCTAGATAAAGGCGCTGTTGTTTCTGCTAACTCTGTAGCTAAACCCAGTGAAGGAGAGGAAGAGGAAGAAGTCGATTTAGAGCCAGAAGAATAA
- a CDS encoding HNH endonuclease, translating to MAKVNLDALIPREDFDVEENINVGKKKETISIEDLKIDSFFFSNIRKPDFQRETNEWDKNRICEFIKSFIEGDLIPAIILWRSTGGYLFVIDGSHRLSALSAWVNDDYGDGNISKLFYDGVISDEQLEIAQETRKLVNKTVGSYDDFRLASTHPDKVKPEVVKYAKNLAAVAIQLQWVEGDATKAESSFFKINQQAAPIDKTELKLLESRKKPNSIAARAIIRSGKGHKYWSSFSDETQHQIQELAKEINEILFAPKLKTPIKTLDIPVGGKLYSSQTLPLILDFSNVVNNLDFNNKEINDDLTGEATIQILKNTRKIVYRLNSNHASSLGLHPVIYFYSKDGRHRTVSLLAVVDFVMELDKRKKINDFIKVREQFEECLLKYDYLIQQIYLKYKSVQKSYKDVSKLFQKIVTNLQTETKNENVINEIISSNDFQYLTIRTINQENYSSAQDFNTNKKSEIYIKDALQNAQKCKICNGFIHRNSISIDHIQRKEDGGLASVDNGQITHPYCNTGYKN from the coding sequence ATGGCTAAAGTTAATCTAGATGCTCTGATTCCACGAGAAGATTTTGATGTGGAAGAAAATATTAATGTAGGTAAGAAAAAAGAAACAATTTCTATTGAAGACCTGAAAATAGACTCATTCTTCTTTTCAAACATCAGAAAACCTGATTTTCAAAGAGAAACTAACGAATGGGACAAAAATAGAATTTGTGAATTTATCAAGAGTTTTATTGAGGGCGATTTAATACCAGCAATTATTTTATGGCGAAGTACAGGTGGCTATTTGTTTGTAATTGATGGTAGCCATAGATTGAGTGCTTTATCTGCTTGGGTAAATGATGATTATGGTGATGGGAATATTTCAAAACTTTTTTATGATGGGGTAATTTCTGATGAACAACTAGAAATTGCTCAAGAAACACGAAAATTAGTAAATAAAACAGTCGGCTCCTATGATGATTTTAGGTTGGCTTCCACACACCCTGATAAAGTTAAACCCGAAGTTGTCAAATATGCTAAAAATTTAGCAGCTGTGGCAATTCAGCTTCAATGGGTTGAAGGTGATGCAACTAAAGCAGAAAGTTCATTCTTCAAAATTAATCAACAAGCTGCACCAATTGATAAAACTGAGTTAAAACTCCTTGAATCTAGGAAAAAACCTAACAGTATTGCGGCACGTGCAATTATCAGAAGTGGTAAAGGGCATAAATATTGGTCATCTTTTTCAGATGAAACGCAACATCAAATACAAGAACTAGCTAAAGAAATTAATGAAATACTTTTTGCGCCTAAGTTAAAGACTCCTATAAAAACTCTGGACATACCAGTTGGAGGAAAACTCTATTCATCGCAAACATTACCACTAATTTTAGATTTTTCGAATGTCGTCAACAATCTAGATTTTAATAACAAGGAAATTAATGATGACTTAACTGGTGAAGCAACAATACAGATTTTAAAGAATACCAGAAAGATTGTGTATAGATTAAATAGTAATCATGCCTCATCTTTGGGGTTACATCCAGTTATATACTTTTACTCAAAAGATGGACGACATAGAACAGTGTCTTTACTCGCTGTAGTTGATTTTGTAATGGAACTTGATAAAAGAAAAAAAATCAATGACTTCATTAAAGTACGAGAACAGTTTGAAGAATGCCTCCTAAAATATGATTACTTGATTCAGCAAATTTATTTGAAATACAAGTCTGTTCAAAAAAGTTACAAAGATGTATCAAAACTATTTCAAAAAATTGTAACTAATTTACAAACAGAAACAAAAAATGAGAATGTTATAAATGAGATTATATCTAGTAATGATTTTCAGTATTTGACTATTCGTACAATAAATCAAGAAAATTATTCATCTGCACAAGACTTCAATACAAATAAAAAAAGTGAAATCTATATAAAAGATGCGTTACAAAATGCACAAAAATGTAAAATTTGCAATGGTTTTATCCATAGAAACTCAATTTCGATTGATCATATCCAGCGTAAAGAAGATGGCGGATTGGCGAGTGTAGATAACGGACAGATAACGCATCCATACTGTAATACAGGATATAAAAATTAA
- a CDS encoding type II toxin-antitoxin system Phd/YefM family antitoxin, translated as MSKIVTITMQTYTLTDARNKHGEVFDKAATEPVLLTKQSRPSHVIISAESYQKLINRLEELEDMVFGQAAEVALSQSKMIGAEAFTSGLEHLANGEA; from the coding sequence ATGTCTAAAATAGTCACAATTACTATGCAGACCTATACTCTTACAGATGCTCGTAACAAACATGGTGAGGTTTTTGATAAGGCTGCTACTGAGCCAGTTCTACTAACCAAGCAATCACGGCCTAGCCATGTGATTATTTCAGCCGAGAGCTACCAAAAATTAATTAATCGGCTGGAAGAATTAGAGGATATGGTTTTCGGTCAAGCAGCTGAAGTTGCTCTGAGTCAGTCCAAAATGATTGGTGCAGAGGCTTTTACATCTGGATTAGAGCATTTAGCTAATGGCGAAGCTTGA
- a CDS encoding type II toxin-antitoxin system RelE family toxin, with protein sequence MAKLDGLATVLDFLNGLQPKIAAQIAKKVLALNVEPLPADSEQLSGYQGLYRVDSGEYRIVYRYFPEQDLVEVILVGKRNDDDVYKRLKRLLA encoded by the coding sequence ATGGCGAAGCTTGATGGTCTAGCAACTGTTCTTGATTTTCTGAACGGTTTGCAGCCTAAAATAGCAGCACAGATTGCAAAAAAGGTTTTGGCTTTGAATGTTGAGCCTTTACCCGCTGATAGTGAGCAGCTATCTGGTTATCAGGGTTTATATCGAGTTGATAGTGGTGAATATCGAATTGTTTACAGGTATTTTCCTGAGCAAGATTTAGTAGAAGTGATTTTAGTCGGTAAGCGCAATGATGATGATGTCTACAAAAGATTAAAGCGTTTACTAGCATAA
- the xseA gene encoding exodeoxyribonuclease VII large subunit, whose protein sequence is MTFDLPDSLIIDTALSVSGLTDYIRLLLEQDEQLRQVWVTGEVSSANHHRSGLFFTLQDTDRTAGIKCVVWNSQLPKLAQIPVPGEQIIILGSIRLYPQRGEYQLSVWQTLPAGVGLQALRYQQLKNRLLAEGLFDAQRKRSLPTHPQTIAVVTSPTAAAWGDIQKTLKQRYPGLHVLFSPATVQGEQAPESIVKAIERVENDGRAEVLILSRGGGAVEELACFNDERVVRSLASCSIPVITGIGHQRDESLADLVADVCVHTPTAAAERVVPALSELYTEHRQRVVALHEAVDDFRENAENKLQVLRNRLRRLRLDRQVEQEARKLAWKRQQLVQITTGRSQQATQHLELLRQKLASLDPKAVLQRGYAVVRQENGAIARSAAELAVGEDLLIQLGEGGVKVKVMEINEPPRRQGRQELNG, encoded by the coding sequence ATGACTTTCGACCTTCCCGACTCTCTGATTATCGATACAGCGCTTTCAGTATCTGGATTAACTGACTATATCCGCTTGCTGTTAGAGCAAGATGAACAATTACGGCAAGTTTGGGTAACTGGCGAAGTTTCCAGTGCTAACCATCATCGCAGTGGTTTATTTTTCACGCTGCAAGATACCGATCGCACCGCCGGAATTAAGTGTGTGGTATGGAATAGCCAATTGCCAAAACTCGCCCAGATACCCGTTCCCGGTGAGCAGATAATTATTTTGGGCAGCATTCGCCTGTATCCACAACGGGGAGAGTATCAGTTATCAGTTTGGCAGACTCTACCTGCTGGTGTTGGTTTGCAGGCGCTGCGCTATCAACAACTAAAAAATCGCTTGCTGGCTGAGGGGTTGTTCGACGCTCAAAGAAAGCGATCGCTCCCAACTCACCCCCAAACGATCGCTGTCGTCACTTCACCAACGGCTGCTGCTTGGGGTGATATTCAAAAGACACTCAAGCAAAGGTATCCAGGTTTACACGTTTTATTTTCTCCGGCTACAGTACAAGGTGAGCAAGCGCCGGAATCTATCGTCAAAGCAATTGAGCGGGTGGAAAACGATGGTCGTGCCGAAGTGCTAATTTTATCGCGGGGTGGTGGCGCAGTTGAGGAATTGGCTTGTTTTAATGATGAACGAGTAGTGCGATCGCTTGCTAGTTGTTCTATACCTGTAATTACTGGTATTGGTCATCAACGAGATGAATCTTTAGCAGATTTAGTTGCAGATGTCTGTGTGCATACACCCACTGCGGCGGCGGAAAGAGTTGTGCCAGCACTTTCAGAGTTGTATACTGAGCATCGGCAGCGAGTTGTTGCTTTACATGAGGCGGTGGATGACTTTAGAGAAAATGCTGAGAATAAATTGCAAGTATTGCGAAACCGTTTGCGACGTTTGCGGTTAGATCGACAAGTAGAGCAAGAGGCGCGTAAGCTAGCTTGGAAACGTCAGCAATTGGTGCAAATTACGACGGGGCGATCGCAGCAAGCAACGCAGCATTTAGAATTATTGCGGCAAAAGTTGGCTAGTCTTGACCCGAAAGCGGTGTTACAGCGTGGTTATGCGGTGGTGAGACAGGAAAATGGGGCGATCGCTCGTTCTGCGGCGGAGTTAGCTGTGGGAGAAGATTTGTTGATTCAGTTGGGGGAAGGTGGGGTTAAAGTGAAAGTTATGGAAATAAACGAACCGCCAAGACGCCAAGGACGCCAAGAGTTGAATGGTTAA
- the xseB gene encoding exodeoxyribonuclease VII small subunit, whose translation MVKRKGASSSEEGWNYEAKVVEIEGIIARIESGELELEAVFEQFASAVEYLRQCESFLQQRQQQVDLLIETLSDE comes from the coding sequence ATGGTTAAACGTAAGGGTGCTTCTAGTTCTGAGGAAGGTTGGAATTATGAGGCGAAGGTTGTTGAAATAGAGGGAATTATCGCTCGGATTGAATCAGGTGAGTTGGAATTGGAAGCGGTGTTTGAGCAATTTGCAAGTGCTGTGGAGTATTTGCGTCAGTGTGAAAGTTTTTTGCAGCAGCGACAGCAACAGGTAGATTTATTGATTGAAACTTTGAGTGACGAGTAG
- a CDS encoding sucrose-phosphate phosphatase, translating to MAKFLFVTDLDDTLVYRTVGDDSALPELNQLLKRHRQEYGTKIVYATGRSPVLYKELQAQKNLLQPDALVLSVGTEIYFDGTDTPDSGWSEILSPGWERETVLSITRKYPELVIQPESEQRPFKVSFFLQQEASASVIPQLEAELQKNKLNVKLIYSSGIDLDIVPHSSDKGQAMQFLRRKWKFAAEQTVVCGDSGNDIALFAVGNERGIIVGNARKELLQWHDEYPADHRYLASCFCAGGIIEGLKYFGLL from the coding sequence ATGGCTAAATTTCTATTTGTAACTGACTTGGATGACACCCTTGTGTATCGCACCGTGGGCGATGACAGCGCTTTACCAGAACTAAATCAACTGCTGAAGAGACATCGCCAAGAATACGGCACGAAAATTGTTTATGCTACTGGGCGATCGCCTGTACTTTACAAAGAACTCCAAGCTCAAAAAAATCTTTTGCAACCGGATGCTCTTGTTCTTTCTGTAGGTACTGAGATTTACTTTGATGGTACTGATACACCAGACTCAGGTTGGTCAGAAATCCTCTCTCCGGGATGGGAACGGGAAACTGTATTATCTATTACTAGAAAATACCCTGAGTTAGTTATCCAACCAGAATCAGAACAGCGTCCCTTCAAAGTGAGTTTTTTCTTACAACAAGAGGCATCTGCAAGTGTGATACCACAACTTGAGGCAGAGTTGCAGAAAAATAAATTAAATGTAAAGTTAATCTACAGTAGCGGAATAGACCTTGACATTGTACCCCATAGCAGCGATAAAGGTCAGGCAATGCAGTTTTTACGCCGAAAGTGGAAATTTGCAGCAGAACAAACAGTTGTCTGTGGTGATTCAGGTAATGATATTGCTTTATTTGCTGTAGGCAATGAACGGGGAATCATTGTGGGGAATGCCCGCAAAGAGTTACTCCAATGGCACGATGAGTATCCCGCTGATCACCGCTACCTGGCTTCATGTTTTTGTGCAGGTGGAATTATCGAAGGATTAAAATATTTTGGTCTCTTGTAA
- the ruvA gene encoding Holliday junction branch migration protein RuvA — protein MISYLKGIVAGIQTIGANRVILTLEVNGLGYDLQVPQRLANQLPESGGVTQIFTHFQIREEVPLLYGFASPAERDLFRHLLTVTGIGAALAIALLDTLELPDLVQAIIAGNTQILIQAPGVGKKIAERICLELKSKLVEWRKSAGFFVATGGPAPGILEEVQMTLFALGYTAHEVSNALHVVSEDIGLPKDAYVEDWIKQAIAHLSSSEQV, from the coding sequence ATGATTAGTTATCTAAAAGGTATAGTCGCTGGTATCCAAACAATTGGCGCTAATCGCGTGATCCTGACTCTGGAAGTGAATGGCTTGGGGTATGATTTGCAAGTTCCCCAACGGCTAGCAAACCAGTTACCAGAGTCGGGAGGAGTGACACAAATTTTTACGCATTTCCAAATTCGTGAAGAAGTGCCGTTACTATATGGCTTTGCTTCGCCAGCCGAACGCGATTTATTTCGCCACTTGCTGACTGTCACTGGTATTGGTGCAGCCTTAGCGATCGCACTCTTGGACACTTTGGAACTACCAGATTTAGTCCAAGCTATTATCGCTGGCAATACACAAATCTTAATTCAGGCTCCCGGTGTCGGTAAGAAAATTGCCGAACGCATCTGCTTGGAACTGAAAAGCAAGTTAGTCGAGTGGCGCAAATCAGCCGGCTTCTTCGTCGCCACAGGTGGGCCAGCACCGGGAATTCTCGAAGAGGTGCAAATGACCCTCTTCGCCTTGGGATATACTGCCCATGAGGTCAGTAACGCCTTGCATGTGGTGAGTGAAGATATCGGACTACCCAAAGATGCCTATGTCGAAGATTGGATTAAACAAGCGATCGCTCATCTCAGTAGTAGTGAACAAGTTTAA